The sequence AGAAACTCAGGAGGATGAAAGAAATAAACACTTTTCAACATTCACGTACCTGAATCAGCTCATTACGACGATTGTCCATCtgtaaaaccaaaaaccaatgaTTATAGCCTTTAGACTATGATATTATGATTATAAAGATTtcaaatacatataataaaaatggttACCTGAATGCTAATGTAATCATCCGTGTCTTGGACATACTCACGTAGCTGCGCGCATCAAAGAAACTGGGAGTTAGAAGaacaatttttagaaaaaaaaaatctgtggAATTTATGACAAGAAAAGAAGTAGCAAGAAGATAACTGTTGTTAATTTGTTCAAAGTGCTGTCGATTTGTATGAAGTATGCCTGTAAAAGATAtcgaaatatatgtttttagacTTCACTTGTAGAAAATagataagattaaaaaaaaaacatttgtgcAGTAAGAACCAACCTCGAGCAACATTTCAAGTTGTTCAACATCATTTTCATCCCCACGAACTGTGGCTACACTAGCTCTTGAAATCTTAGAGCCTATTGTTGGGGAAGTAAGATAGCAATTTGGACTACTAGCCATTGAGCAAGCACAAGAGAGTTTCCTTGAAAGGTAAAGATCAGCCATATCATCGTCATCATCCAGCAAATGTACAAGCTCATCTCTTACCTACAAAAGGCAATGAAGCTTcttaattatttctttttattacaaACTTTATGAGATTAACACTGCCTCACCTTTTGAACTCGAGCTGTCAACCGAGTCGTGGCACTCTTCAACTTCCTAACTCTATCCAAGTTACCGCTACTAATCTACAAGATTAATGTAAAACCACAGTTTAAAACTCTGGATCAGTGGTGATACTAAACGCTGAGGTATACCTTTGAGGTAAGCTCATCCAAAGCAGGATAAGCAGTTGTTTCTAACTCTGTAGTCCTTGCAGCTAAGAAGCTACATATTGCTTCCAAGAAAACTTCCAGTGCACGGAATTCAAATGGGGATTCTATAATGCAACAAGCAGACATTtcaattaataaacaaaaaagaaagaaagattatgTGGAGATAGTACCATCTTCTTCACCATCATCAGCGTCATTATGGGCAGCTGAGCTCTCTTTCCCATCTCCTTGACCATGGTGTGCTTGGTTTCCAACAGGTAAGCGTCTTTCAAGCTCCTTCACAATGGGGATAACATTTTCATGTGATGGATCCCGAAGCAAAACCTGTAATAAATCAAGTTATTCATACAAGATGATATAAGGTTTATCTTCATTGATAATCATCGATGAAGATAcatgaaagcaaaaaaaattattcatggaatgctaaaccctaatcctctAAGCAATTCCTTCTATAAAAACATGGTGACACTGTGAATCTTCAACCTAGTAACATATCCAAGGATCTGAGATTTTGATGGCCATTAACAACATTCAATAagaattttaatacaaaaaattttcttttcataattTAGGAATATGTCTATGTATATAATTTCCAAAATTTTGGAGAGACAAGACAAAATATTTCACTAGGTTGTGTCCGAATCCAACCATGCATCCAACTTCTGTCAAGCTCAGTGACTGCTCAAGGTCCTACATGAACCCTAGATACTCCAAAAACCCTAGAAATCTAAGTGACagtgaaaaaagaaaacaaagagtaaCCTAACCTCATCGGAAGTGATGATCGCCTTGATATGCTACAACATCCCACCACACAcatacacaaacacaaaaacaaagtaaaacaaaatataataacacTCTGAAATAACAACAACATAAGGAACAATCCTGACCTCTAAATTGAGCACAATGGCTCTCTCTCGGCCAAGAATAGTGGAAGGGTAAGACAGATTCGGGTCAATAATCCGGAGATCACGCGCGTGGATCTGAACACGGTGCATGACAGCATACTTGTCGACGTCAAGCGCTTTGCTCTCTCCCGTCGCGTTTATAAGCACCCAGTTCCACGACGGCTGAGacgccttcttcttctccccagCCGCAACCACGTAACCGTTGATATGCGCCATGTCTACTACAAAACAGAGAATCCCACCTTTTTGCTCTAGTGTTCATGCGAAGTAGACGGAGGAAACAAATACCCTAAtgtattcagaaaaaaaaaacgaatctcCGAACTCTCTGCTCCTTTTTCATTTAATAGATTTTGCAAATCTTTCATACTTATCTTTCTTACATTcgttttgtgtgtttgttggAGAGTTTTAAGAGAGTTtcagacaacaacaaaaaggaAACGTGCTTGTTCCGTCAAGAGGTTAATACTATTTTCAAACCAAACCGGAGATAACCGAAGTAAACGGGTGATGATGTTTTTGATTTCCGGTAGGTTTATGTATCTCCGGTGATTTAGCCGTACCTAACAAAAATAACCGGATCTTTTGGGTAAAGTAAAGACAATTATCCGGGACTAGCAAAGGATTTTAACAATTATATGAATTGCtgaaaactatatatttcttaaactaaacaaatatatttcaaattcaaaacgACTTGCACTTTGCCGAAGATCCAATATAGATAAACACAAATctgataaaatttaaataataattaaaatatctgaATAATCGGTTCGAAAAAAaggaataaatatttttgaaaggtaattttatttttaaatatgtattaaatacaatatttgaaattatttgaactaatttgatttttaataagtATTTAGATGATTTTGTCTgaattatgaaaattaatatgattttagttacaatagtataattttatattctaactggaaaaatctactaaaaacattttaaaatcataataaatctcttaaatatttttgtgaacaATACGCGTTTAAATAacacaaaattttctaaaatttaaattaatttttaaaattgaataacTGAGAGCTTACTATTTTTTCAAGCTGAATAAATCCTCAGaatttaacccaaaaaaaactgaaatgtaAGTGATTCACAATTCTCTTTTATTCATCTTTATCCAAATTGCATAAAGCTTGATCAATAAGcacatttatagtttttttccaataaattatataaaaaattagaatccaTTTGAATCAGATCCTAATGCTCAAAGAATGTTTCAAGTCGCCTACATGTAGTAGATGCTGACCCAAACCAATCTTCCTCTTCCCCACTTCATCAACAACGCTAAGATCTTTACACACATCAACCTTAAACTTAACCACAGCTTCTTCCCTCTTCCCCAAACGAATCTTCTCAAACCCCAAAAGATGCTTCCTCGGCGACCCGTGAACCGCCGGCGGCGTCGTGAACAAAAACACTGTGTGGATCCCTTCTCTTTCTCCGCCGTTCCGTACCTTAACATGAACCTCAAACGCCGTTCCGACAGCGTTCTTCTCGCAGTGCGGTCCTAACGCGTCCAGCGACTGACATTCTGATGATCGGCAAACGTGATTCTCTTGGAGACGGAGAGGGACGACACGTGGAAGAGCTTTGACTAAGCTGTGGCTGAACTTGGTGTAGCTGAGCCCGTCTCCGAAGGCGTAAACAGTTTCTCCGGTGTAGAACCGGTACGTCCGACCCGGATACCCGTTTGATGTGTCGGGTCTCATGTTCATGTTCGTCATCGGTACTTTCTCCACGTAGGATTGTGGATACCACGTCATTGGTAATCTTCcacctattaaaaaaattctcacCGGTTAACTCTGGTTTAAGCTAACAacttaaaattactaaaacagAATCAACCGGTTGTCTCCGGTTTAAGCTAACGAActttcaaatacaaaaacaaagtCTTACTTGGATTATAACGGCCAAAGATGACTTCAGCGATGGCTATGCCGCCAGCTTCTCCAGGATAACCAACCCATAATATTCCGGCGATCTTCGGATCATCCTTGGCGAAGGTAATATCAAAACCTCCACCGGACATGATAACTAGCAAGACAGGTCCCTTAGCTGCTTTAGCCACTTGGGTCACTAGGTCTTGTTGTTTCCCGGGAAGGTTCAGATCGACCCTATCGCGGCTCTCTGCCTCTATAGACTGATCAGCACCTATAACGAGCACCGTCGCGTCAGCATCTGCTGCTAGCTTCGTGGCAGCATCTACATCCGCCACGGCGCAAGCTACATTGGAGCATCCTGGTAGATATGTGGTAGACACCGTTCCAGCTAATCCCTGGAGCGGTGTTGTGTATTTGCACGGCGTGCCTTCGTAGTTTCCGATCATTGTTTTAGTGACATTCGCGTTCGGTCCAATCACGGCTAGTGTTTTGATCGTTGTAGGAGAAAGCGGTAAGGAACCAGTGTTTTTCAGTAGGACAATGCCTTGTCTTGCTGCTTCTGCGGCTAGCTCTTGGTTCGCAGGCGTGCAAACGTCTTTAGGACCGAGCCCGCCGTAGATCTGCTTCTTTGGATCGCCATCGAAGAATCCTAACCGCATAAGGGTCAAGAAGTTGTTCGAAATCGCTTTGTCGATAGCTGTCTCGTTGACCAAACCCGCTTTAACCGCGGCCTCTGTGTGCTGACCCAGGAACGAACCACAGTTCAAGTCCAAACCTGCGTTGATAGATATAGCTGCAGCTTCCTCTGGAGTCTTGGTATAGTGTTGGTTCTTATACAACACATCTACTGAATCACAATCCGAGACAATGtacctaattaaaaaaaagaaaaactcagTAATCAGAACCCAACCTTTTTCAAATTTGACAAGGAAAATAGTCTAAACCCGCTGATAATTACCCGTTTAACTTCCATTCGCCACGGATAACACCAGAGAGGAGATCAGGATCAGCGCATGTTGGTATACCGTTAACTTTATTGTAAGAACACATAACACTCGCCACATTCCCATCAATCACACAACTCTTGAACGGTGGTTGATATGTATCATCCATATCTTGCTGATTCACCTACTCcaacaaaaacacacaaaaaacagTTAGTACACGCACTTAAAATGTCTTTGACCAACCAATATCAAACCCACGTCTCTGCAATTTAATGAAACAGAACACGAACCAAATTAAATGACCTAAAAAGCTAGTACTAAACCGATCACAACTAACATATTGAGCTAATAGTGACCTAGTCCGAATTTAGTACAATTGAACAACCACACCGAAAACAATACTGAAATAAATTTGGTTACAAAACTTCATATCAGATCATCCAAATACCATAATAACTGAACTAAAAAGCATCCAAATTTTCAACCAAAATTAAACACActataaatgtgacaaaacAACTAACACAAGACACTGAAAATGTAACGTCATTAGATTAATGGGTTTGAGTCTTTACCACGGCGTCGAAAGTGTAACGTTCTATGCCTTTCCAATTATCGACGTCGTAAGCGGTGTAGTGTTTGCAGCATGCGGCGACTTTGAGGCGGTTAGCATCGCCACCGTCAGTTTCTTGAAGACCCTTAACGTATCCTGAAGCATACTTGCTAGAAAGCAATGGATCTTCTCCAGGAGTCTCTTGTCCTCTTCCCCATCTTGGATCTCGGAATATATTAACATTCGGTGACCAATACGTTAGTCCGGCTAATCCAACATTGTACATTGCCCTCGCTTCCGTTGAGACAACCTTAACAAATGTGTAATAAACAATGTCATCCCAAAGAGTGTGAAAACGAACGTATTGAAAAGTGCTTACTTGTACCATACGAAAGATTAAAACGAGAGGCCCAgttgcattaaaaaataaagatatttacattatccaaaaagattaacaaaagcaaaaagatgaacaaaaaataaagaagaaataaaaaaatactataagaTAACactagataattttttttttctaaaaatagcacacatgaaaaaaattcaaaataggattacttcaaaaataaaaatgtttaatttatattatacttaATTTATCGATTAGGGtctggttttattattttaaaatatagttaggGTAAAGATTTATGATTTgaattaatttacattttaattagtgttattttttcataatgatttttattttatttaaaggaTTTGTCCTAAAAATGGTTGAAAGTGAGGAAAATATATTTACCTTGCCAATGGCTTGAAACAGAGATACGTTGAAAGAAGCGGCGGTGAGTATGACCTGAGGGAAGCTCGTAGCGCCGGGAACTTGGCCGGAAAAATGCGTGCCGGGTCCGATGTAAGAAACGCCGTGAAGTGCTTCCGACCACCATTCATACGTCGGAATCCCAAGCCGTGTCACG is a genomic window of Brassica napus cultivar Da-Ae chromosome A2, Da-Ae, whole genome shotgun sequence containing:
- the LOC106404792 gene encoding beta-D-xylosidase 4 codes for the protein MGSSSPLTRRNRAPSSVLSLFLVFLCFSASSNAQSTPAFACDVAGNSSLSAYGFCNTALKIEARVADLVGRLTLQEKIGFLVNKANGVTRLGIPTYEWWSEALHGVSYIGPGTHFSGQVPGATSFPQVILTAASFNVSLFQAIGKVVSTEARAMYNVGLAGLTYWSPNVNIFRDPRWGRGQETPGEDPLLSSKYASGYVKGLQETDGGDANRLKVAACCKHYTAYDVDNWKGIERYTFDAVVNQQDMDDTYQPPFKSCVIDGNVASVMCSYNKVNGIPTCADPDLLSGVIRGEWKLNGYIVSDCDSVDVLYKNQHYTKTPEEAAAISINAGLDLNCGSFLGQHTEAAVKAGLVNETAIDKAISNNFLTLMRLGFFDGDPKKQIYGGLGPKDVCTPANQELAAEAARQGIVLLKNTGSLPLSPTTIKTLAVIGPNANVTKTMIGNYEGTPCKYTTPLQGLAGTVSTTYLPGCSNVACAVADVDAATKLAADADATVLVIGADQSIEAESRDRVDLNLPGKQQDLVTQVAKAAKGPVLLVIMSGGGFDITFAKDDPKIAGILWVGYPGEAGGIAIAEVIFGRYNPSGRLPMTWYPQSYVEKVPMTNMNMRPDTSNGYPGRTYRFYTGETVYAFGDGLSYTKFSHSLVKALPRVVPLRLQENHVCRSSECQSLDALGPHCEKNAVGTAFEVHVKVRNGGEREGIHTVFLFTTPPAVHGSPRKHLLGFEKIRLGKREEAVVKFKVDVCKDLSVVDEVGKRKIGLGQHLLHVGDLKHSLSIRI
- the LOC125588829 gene encoding magnesium transporter MRS2-2-like, coding for MAHINGYVVAAGEKKKASQPSWNWVLINATGESKALDVDKYAVMHRVQIHARDLRIIDPNLSYPSTILGRERAIVLNLEHIKAIITSDEVLLRDPSHENVIPIVKELERRLPVGNQAHHGQGDGKESSAAHNDADDGEEDESPFEFRALEVFLEAICSFLAARTTELETTAYPALDELTSKISSGNLDRVRKLKSATTRLTARVQKVRDELVHLLDDDDDMADLYLSRKLSCACSMASSPNCYLTSPTIGSKISRASVATVRGDENDVEQLEMLLEAYFIQIDSTLNKLTTLREYVQDTDDYISIQMDNRRNELIQLEVVLGSGTVCSAFYSLVAGIFGMNIPYTWNDNHGYMFKWVCIVTGAICVFSLVFIMSYARFKGLMGS